From Weissella confusa, a single genomic window includes:
- the folP gene encoding dihydropteroate synthase produces the protein MSIWHVNGTPLGDRQGLIIGILNTGPESFFDGDTIENETNLVRRALTLYDDGADIVEVGGQTTRPGYKENGLELTVESEVERTIPIIEAIKLARPDALVAIDTYKYEVMVAAIKAGVDIINDVNGFADDPRKLPLIATSEVGILTMWNPRGKEINDVKNSLFDWAVENLSVLEVAGVNRNRILIDPGIGYAKDSRVQHDLAIMRHVDVLQELNRPVLVAVSNKGWAGQLLGLAKRERTAISLVAAQSMMQSGARVLRVHDVKETRNMLRLLAEIES, from the coding sequence ATGAGTATATGGCACGTGAATGGGACACCGCTTGGTGATCGACAAGGTTTGATTATCGGCATTTTAAATACTGGTCCTGAATCGTTTTTTGATGGTGACACAATTGAAAACGAAACTAATCTCGTTCGACGAGCATTGACGCTTTACGACGACGGGGCCGATATTGTCGAAGTTGGCGGTCAAACCACGCGACCAGGCTACAAGGAAAATGGGTTGGAACTAACGGTTGAATCGGAGGTTGAACGAACGATTCCAATCATCGAAGCAATTAAATTAGCGCGTCCCGATGCACTGGTGGCAATTGATACCTACAAATATGAGGTCATGGTAGCGGCAATTAAAGCCGGCGTAGATATTATTAACGACGTGAATGGTTTTGCAGATGACCCACGTAAGTTACCGTTAATTGCCACCAGTGAGGTTGGCATACTTACTATGTGGAATCCGCGGGGAAAAGAGATAAACGACGTAAAAAATAGTCTTTTTGACTGGGCTGTTGAGAATCTGTCTGTGTTGGAAGTGGCAGGTGTAAATAGAAATCGGATTTTGATTGACCCGGGTATTGGTTATGCCAAGGACAGTCGCGTACAACATGATTTGGCGATTATGCGACACGTCGACGTGCTACAAGAGCTAAATCGGCCAGTACTGGTCGCAGTGTCCAACAAAGGCTGGGCAGGTCAGTTGCTAGGATTGGCAAAGCGTGAGCGAACAGCCATTTCGTTGGTGGCTGCCCAATCAATGATGCAAAGTGGCGCGCGGGTTCTTCGAGTTCATGACGTGAAAGAAACGCGGAATATGTTGCGTTTGTTAGCAGAAATCGAAAGTTAA
- the folE gene encoding GTP cyclohydrolase I produces MNETKEAAIRQFLLDIGDDPQRAGLIETPARVVKANIEIFAHTEEKHFTDYKLFDVDTDAEMVVLTNIPFYSMCEHHLLPFFGTATIAYQPKQDVMGLSKLPRLVDWAARRPSMQEGLTTLIADELERILDAEGIGVHLSARHMCMEMRGINRPGTTTTGYVIRGSLKTDHGLRREFMDQVN; encoded by the coding sequence ATGAATGAAACGAAAGAAGCGGCGATTCGACAATTTTTGTTGGATATTGGGGATGATCCACAACGTGCTGGTTTAATAGAAACGCCAGCACGCGTAGTCAAGGCTAACATTGAAATTTTCGCACACACAGAAGAAAAGCACTTTACTGATTACAAACTTTTTGATGTCGACACAGATGCAGAAATGGTGGTTCTAACGAATATTCCGTTCTACAGTATGTGTGAACATCACTTGTTACCATTTTTTGGTACAGCAACGATTGCCTATCAGCCCAAGCAAGACGTAATGGGGTTGAGTAAATTGCCACGATTGGTTGATTGGGCGGCTCGACGCCCAAGTATGCAAGAAGGCCTAACAACTTTGATTGCTGATGAACTCGAACGCATTTTGGATGCCGAGGGGATTGGCGTTCATCTTTCAGCACGGCACATGTGCATGGAAATGCGGGGCATTAATCGACCTGGCACAACGACAACTGGTTATGTAATACGTGGTTCGTTAAAGACCGACCATGGTTTGCGTCGTGAATTTATGGATCAGGTGAATTGA
- the folK gene encoding 2-amino-4-hydroxy-6-hydroxymethyldihydropteridine diphosphokinase, whose translation MATVYLSAGSNIGNRKAHLQQAVDSLKAEKKINHVVVSGLYQTEPVGPIAQDDFLNIAVRLETDLAPTALLAILHQIEVVGQRERIIHWGPRTIDLDIIWFGTDVIKTSELQVPHAEMANRLFVLEPLLEIVAEPRRQEVQGLIRATTDIKHVERIGDFWG comes from the coding sequence ATGGCAACTGTCTACCTAAGTGCTGGTAGCAATATTGGTAATCGCAAAGCGCATTTGCAACAAGCAGTTGATTCATTAAAGGCGGAAAAGAAGATTAATCATGTGGTGGTATCCGGTCTATATCAAACGGAGCCGGTTGGACCGATTGCCCAAGATGATTTTTTAAACATTGCGGTGCGGCTGGAGACTGATTTAGCGCCTACTGCATTGTTAGCTATTCTGCATCAAATTGAGGTGGTAGGACAGCGTGAACGAATCATTCATTGGGGACCACGAACGATTGATTTAGACATCATTTGGTTTGGAACAGATGTAATAAAGACATCAGAACTACAGGTGCCACACGCTGAAATGGCCAATCGACTATTTGTGTTAGAACCACTGCTGGAGATTGTTGCTGAACCACGGCGTCAGGAGGTTCAAGGACTGATTCGAGCGACAACTGATATAAAACATGTAGAACGGATAGGGGATTTTTGGGGATGA
- a CDS encoding GNAT family N-acetyltransferase, which produces MTLIERLTNLDNFESERLLYRHATEADAADMFEMFHNPEVLKWIHVPMPESIEHTLEISIKKFHLADPLGKYVIVEKATNKMIGSIDIRPTEKNNSAEIGYALNHAYWGQGVMTEALRTVITVGFEQLELHRIESFHAPENIGSGRVMEKAGMQYEGTLRDYELLPTGKYVDSKVYSILATDYFK; this is translated from the coding sequence ATGACTTTAATTGAACGACTAACTAACTTGGATAACTTTGAGAGCGAACGTTTATTGTATCGGCATGCAACAGAAGCTGATGCGGCGGACATGTTTGAAATGTTCCACAATCCAGAAGTGCTAAAGTGGATTCACGTACCAATGCCGGAATCGATTGAACACACTTTAGAAATTAGCATCAAGAAGTTTCACTTGGCAGATCCGCTGGGAAAGTATGTCATTGTTGAAAAAGCAACTAATAAAATGATTGGTAGCATTGATATCCGACCAACTGAGAAAAATAACTCGGCTGAAATCGGGTATGCCCTCAACCATGCTTATTGGGGCCAAGGGGTGATGACTGAGGCGCTACGGACAGTGATTACAGTGGGATTCGAACAACTAGAATTGCACCGCATTGAATCATTCCACGCACCAGAAAACATCGGTTCAGGTCGTGTGATGGAAAAGGCCGGCATGCAGTACGAAGGCACACTGCGTGATTATGAGTTGCTACCAACTGGCAAATACGTTGATAGCAAGGTATACAGCATCTTAGCAACTGATTATTTTAAATAG
- a CDS encoding folylpolyglutamate synthase/dihydrofolate synthase family protein — MMTYEEVLAEMDHTWRVNDDNRIAFLRQVNDWLGNPDCDLRIVHVTGTNGKGTVIEMTSSVLAEAGYAVGTFTTPAIFDDCEQIQLNHKQIPKPNFVALYQIIRDVLLTHGYSAQSLSAFEYWTLIALLAFKLNNVDVAIIEAGMGGKNDATHLNKQPGVVVFTEISLDHMQWLGDTITEIARNKAALIMPGSYVVSATQDPAVSRILKGRPALMKANWYTGLCQLQPDDDRANISDGGKLVHDENICLMFQILNILTGDKISTKTKSLGLTKAKLFGRQNVFKNERLLVDGAHNRGSAQKLADNIAKWQLSGKVILILGMLEDKETDVIQETLAPHARHIIGVTPDNPRALPADQISSHTEPLDKALEVAEGMRKPGEWIVVAGSFYTIKGVIGNEYMAREWDTAW, encoded by the coding sequence ATGATGACATATGAAGAAGTTCTAGCTGAGATGGACCATACTTGGCGGGTCAACGATGACAATCGCATCGCGTTTTTGCGTCAGGTGAATGACTGGCTTGGGAATCCAGATTGTGACCTACGTATCGTACATGTGACCGGGACAAATGGTAAAGGCACGGTTATCGAGATGACGTCATCAGTTTTGGCAGAAGCAGGATATGCGGTTGGGACATTTACAACACCCGCTATTTTTGATGATTGTGAACAAATACAACTTAATCATAAGCAAATACCAAAGCCGAACTTTGTTGCCTTGTATCAAATAATACGGGATGTTTTGCTCACACATGGCTATTCAGCACAAAGTCTGTCTGCGTTTGAGTATTGGACATTAATCGCGTTACTTGCTTTCAAACTGAATAACGTTGATGTCGCTATTATTGAAGCTGGCATGGGTGGAAAAAATGATGCCACTCATCTGAATAAACAACCAGGGGTCGTGGTATTTACCGAAATTAGTTTGGACCATATGCAATGGTTGGGGGATACGATTACTGAAATCGCAAGAAATAAAGCAGCCCTTATTATGCCGGGGAGTTATGTCGTTAGCGCGACACAAGACCCAGCTGTTAGTCGTATCTTGAAAGGACGACCGGCATTGATGAAGGCCAATTGGTACACTGGCCTTTGCCAACTGCAACCGGATGACGATAGAGCAAATATAAGCGATGGGGGAAAGCTTGTTCATGACGAAAATATTTGTCTTATGTTTCAAATTTTGAACATATTAACAGGCGACAAAATTTCGACAAAGACCAAAAGTTTAGGATTAACTAAAGCAAAGCTATTCGGACGCCAGAATGTTTTTAAGAATGAGCGCCTGCTTGTTGACGGCGCACATAATCGGGGAAGTGCGCAAAAATTGGCCGATAACATTGCTAAATGGCAACTATCTGGGAAGGTTATACTAATTTTGGGGATGCTCGAAGATAAAGAAACAGACGTTATTCAAGAAACGTTAGCACCGCATGCACGTCATATTATCGGGGTTACACCTGATAACCCGCGTGCGTTACCAGCTGACCAGATTTCATCACATACAGAACCGTTAGATAAGGCGTTAGAAGTTGCTGAAGGCATGCGAAAGCCAGGTGAATGGATTGTTGTTGCGGGATCGTTCTATACGATTAAGGGGGTTATCGGGAATGAGTATATGGCACGTGAATGGGACACCGCTTGGTGA